TGACGTGGTTTGAATGCCACACCAAGGTATAGCAATGAATGCATTGTGGGAGTGGAAACTCTCACTATACCAGATAGTCTTTGCTCGGGAAGAAGGCCTATCTGGGTTCATGAAGTTCCAGACATAGACATTTGAATCCTCGGTTGCCGAGACAATATGTTTCCCATCTGAGGTAAAAGAGGCAGATATCTGGCTTCCTGCATTTCGAagacctgaaaaaaaaaaaaaggaaaaacaagaagagTTAACAATGGAAGGAACAAAAAATCATCGAAATTACTGAATGGTTACATAGTATTCAACAGATGCAGTCTGCAAATGCAAATTATTGAGAATAATAgttcacacaaaaaaaacttttcaaattgcaagataaaagagaaatgaaagatATTATACAGACACAAAAACCTACCCCTGAATTTGCAAATGACATCAACGCCTGAAAGAATTCGAACTACTGAATCAGCAGAACTGACCATTACTTTGCTTGGCTCGCTTGGggaaaactaaaaaatcaaGTTAAATTAATTTAGTTATTTCCAGTAAAATAAAGAAGTATAGATGGTAGaaatactttaacaaaatcGTGGATCTAATTTAGCTACCTGAAATCCAGTTATCCTCTTGCCTGGGGACTTCTTTTTGCCCTGTAAGTATATTTGAGCATCCAGTTGCAGATGATTATCTGaaccaaacaaaacaatattagtTGGCAGTAACCCACATCTTTTTAGTATTAAatacaattattaaatttagtGTGTACCACGTccaaaaaatcttaattaaataaacctTAGAAAGTTTTTGAGGctagaaattttcaaaaacagAATAAGTAAGAATGAGATAGAGCTTTCAAATGCCCTCTTATTATAAATCCAACATGAGCCAATTTCAGTCTACGATTCTTATCAAACAATTCATCTCATCTGATGCAcgcatttgaaaaaataaaaataataaaaaataaaaaataaaagatttagtCACTATTTGTATGTCTCAATTTAGGCAGTGTAGATTTTTTGTTGTAAAGGACCCTCATATGTCCGATGGATGCGAGATTTGCATGGTTTATTGGGTTGGCTAAAACTATTAAAGGGTTAATCAgtttttaatttgggattttATTTCACAGTTACGATTAGTTTTGTAACGAGCAGCAGATGTATAATTTCTGCAACTCCAGTGAATAAAAAGGTTTGGTAACTGATTTAAGTCTAGAAATTTCTAGCAATTTTTAAGGATCTTGGGTTTCCTCAATCCAATATACAGGCAAGGTAATCCTATCCTGGCATGTAGTCAATGGCCATAGAGTAATTGAGAGCAAACCAACTAAACAGCACATTTCTTTTGTTGTACAAAACTGTTTTTTCTCTTGATAGAACTGCAAGCTTAATAGGCTGCCGagattaacaaaataaatatcatttctACTTTTTAGGTAGATCCAGGAAAGGAAATGCCacatttaatttctaatttcaagCATTCACAACTTCACATGTTTACTTCAGTTTGCATATGGCTCTCCAAGACCTTAAAACAAGTTGTACACTATTGAGAAAGAAGTTGACTTTgctaggaaaaagagaaaaagttgcaTCTGGCCTGAACATGTGCGTACCTGTGATGTCATAAAAAAGACAGCTCCCAGTCATGGTGCCCACAATTCCTCCCtgtaaaagttgattttttgagTATTTCATGTTGGATATTCATAGTGAAAAGCCAAAAGCACGAAAATTCACTAGACCTTTCCATCAGGACGATAACACGCAGCAGTGACTATCTCTCTGGTATCAATATAATCAACAACCTTACATCCAACAGTTTCCCAGATACGAACTTTTCCATCAATTGAACCACTGATGAAGTAATTATCATCCACAGGGTTAAAATCAACACATGTCACTGCATCAATCATGGCAGTACAATCAGTGTCATGTGATTCAAACCAAACTGGGCGAACAGACGGAGATCACACCAGTATAGATTAACTAAGACTAACCAAAGCATCGGATAAATACATGTaaagataaatgcaaatgatCAGCAAGAGGCTCACCgtaattattatgaaaaaatattctTAGGCATCTGTCAGATCCCACTTGCCATAGACGAACTGTCTTATCAACAGAGGATGACAGCAGAAACTGTGGcaagtaccaaaaaaagaagaaaagaaaatggcattAATATTCATCATGTTCAAGAAAGTAACATGCTAGAAATATATCAACAAATGATGCAACAGTCCAAGAAAACTAGCTTAATTCCAAATAATACTAACCCCTTTTCTGGACCATGATAGATCCAAAACGTCATCGCTGTGTCCGTGGAACTCATGTAGAGGCTTCTCCAATATCTGGAAGACCTTTGGTGGGAGAATGACACAAGCTGAATCTGATGATTTCCTCAATTTCTCCATCTTCCCCAATTTCCCTTTATCCACATCAAGAGCAGCCAATTCAGAAAGATGATTCATTGTGAAGTATGCACATGAAGGATCAATTTCTGGAACGTTGAAGTTGTCTGATCTCTCAGCTTCGATCACCATCCACACACGCACTATTCCATCCTTGCCGGCACTTGCCAAGTACCGCCCATCCAGGCTGAATTTCATTGTCAATATTGACCCCTCATGTGCCAGAAATTCCTGCCCAGCATAAAGGGAAGACAGTTCCTTGGACTGCTTTCTATAAGAATGAGCCCGAACTCTGTGCATCCCTGTCCCTAACGTTGGTTCAAGATTACCAGCAGGCCTTAAAGCAGCAGTATCAACAATACAAACTGCAGCACCTAATGACCTTAGCCAACCCCTCTTCACTTTCTTCTTTTCATCAACCGAATACCTTGCCTCATCAACTTCTTTCCGCAAGTGATGATGAACCAACGAAGATGGCCcaaaatttttctgaaattcTTCAAAACTAACTGCTCGATTGGAACCCACCTCTCGTAGTCTGCTATGCATTCCATTCTGACCCAATTCATCCACAAGGAACTCAGTTCCATCATCCAAATTCTTGATTGTAAACACAAAATTATCTTCTGAAGCACCATTTTCTAACGGTTCCAACACTTTATCTGATATGGTGCACCTGGTAGACTGACTTAATGAAAACCCTTCATCAAAACCCGAAGTTCTCAAAACCGCCCCACTATTTTCCATGATTCTGTCAATACCCACTTCCATTATGTCATCTAATCCATCTCCCAGATCCTCTCTCATAACCGAATTCCAATCTACACTTAACCCCATCCATTTCAGAAACCTATGGCGGCGCTCTTGTACACTTTCCGGGTTCTtaatccaaatctcatacccAAAGCCACCTGAAACACTACCAGAGTGCCCAATACTAGAACTACAGTCCCCAGAACGATCCAAATCCCAATCCGGCACAGAAGAGATCTCCTCGCGTGTATCATAAAACTGatcctcttcctcttcactGTAACTCCCCATCATATCTAGCTTTCAACCCATTACATCCTAATTCCCacgaataaaaaatatattagacCCTCAATTATAATCTAAATCCTCATTTAGATGGTACAATTTCTTTAAGAATTAAACAGAAATACTACAATCTAAAATCTAATGTCACTCAGATCATCAAATCAACAGATTAGTGAACACAAACATCTAGCATAGATCTTGCAGTAATCTAACATATTCAGTCCACAAAGATGTCCAAAACATGAACAGTTAACAAACAATCCAGCTGCCCTTTTGACTCTCTTACAAAGGGCTTAACTTCAACTACAACCCGCAACAGATTGTTTCGAGAAAACACGAGAAATGAAGCTACAAATCACACTTGCGGCCAGAAAGAGAGAGTTTTGCTCACCTGGGTCACGATGAAATTCCGGTCAAACCCCAGAAATCCACTGGGGATTTCCACTTTTGCTTTgcaatgctctctctctctcatccacgGAAGTTCCCACTTGGGGAGGCAAAGAATTAAGAATGgtacagaaaaaagaaaatactataAACTAAGATCAAATAAAAGTATCcactaaataataaaaaaaatgtagaaaacaaattaaaaaggtGGCCTTTGCCTCGGTATGGGCGTCAGTACGAAGAAGAGGCACGGTCCGAGACTGGAAGCTGCTTCTCCTTTGtgttttgtctctctctctctctctccccctcgaCTCTATGTCGATGATGTGGTAATTACGGTTTTACCCACTTACTGTTGTTCGGACAAACGGTTTGCAACCAACCACATGTTTTAtcaggtttttttaaaaaaaattatttatttagaatatattaattgaaatgttttacataataaaatatcttGAAAATTATGGAAGTTCTTCATTCCTTTTATCAGATTAACTTTGTTGGaattgactatttttttttttttttttttttgctctctaaaattttattagaatatcccacaaactttttctcttttccggCCAAGTAAAAAGAGTTgatgtttaattaatatgaagGTTTGATTATATTGTAAAAGAGTGGCTAAGagtattataatttaattacaatttttttttataaattaatgtatCCCTTTGTTTATTAGAGATTATATAGTAAAAACTGCTAtatgcctttatttttttttataaaattttaaaaaaccattccctaaatatgttaaatcactatttatttatttttttaaaaaaaaaattaaggtactataaaatgatgaatttatttaattaatattgtaagaCTCTCCTTCACACATGTCTCACTCCTTCTCAATAAGTAAGGTCTAAAAcgtaaaaatatttaattaaaaaaaaaaagtgaattaccatctcaaaaaaaaaaaaaagtaaattacaaaaacaaagttTGAATTCaatacatttgttttttttttttttttttgaaagtggaTTCCATATCAAAATCAAACAGATTGTTCCGCAAGCACATTATCTTCCAAAAAGGAAGGGAAATTCGTAAACCAAAGCTGAGCTTCGTGAAGTTTCAGACACATCTTCGCAAGTTGGTGTGCCACCCCATTCAATACAtttgttttgataccatgttaaatcaccgcttatctcaaaaatttaatttaataaaaaataatgaatttaactatttaattaatattttatcaaaatatcatatattgcctcagtttgaaaaataaaaataaaattctttatcTATTTGATAATCACACTTTAtcaagttataaaataaaagaaattaattttcattaagtTATAGATAGATAAagataaaagactaaaaaaaaagaaaaaaaaaggttaattaacaaacaaaaccctTATTAATTTGGAGTTGACTGGAAAAGATTTTTCAGCAAAATGGTAATCAATTGCGACGCGTTAACAAAAGGTTTGACTTTGACTTCTAGTCGTCATGTATGAATTTCCAATCAAGACAACAAATCAATGGCCCGATTTGAAAATTTCAACATATTCCTGAAACTTCTCAAAAGTAATAATGCTTAAAGTTAAAAGGCATATGATAGGCTTTCtccaaagatatatatatatatatattggcttttACATTTTCATCCTTAAAGTTAGACAAATTATTTGTGGTTGAAACAATTTCTTTTGTCAACAAAGCATTGTCTATCACTCATTTTGATGGTTATGGCATATGCAGGATAAAATATTAACCTTACCCGCAACGTTAaagattctctctatttcacttgaaatgaaaagaaattatttttatagatcatattattttttacagatctaatgatatatatattgtcgAGAATAAAATCTCACTATGGGGCTCACATGATCTTCTCGAATAAGTACGGTGAAAAAGTTGACAAACCCTAAATTTTATAAGATAAGCACGTCAAATCCCAAGATACAATGGATTTATGCATTTTCTCTCTCATCATAAGTATTTACCTAGAAACTCTATAAAGGCCAAGGGAACACAATATAGGAGgaaggggatttttttttttctctctctagctaTCCCTCTCTTTCTCAGTCTCCGTAGGCTAGTTCTCTAAAGAACCCAagccttttttaatttttttgcactataaaaataaatgtgtcAACTTAAGCATTTGAGTGTCTTCAACTCCAACTAGGGACCTTTGACAATTTCTCTATTTTGTAGGTATATTGTTCTTAGACCATGGAAGCCTCATCCCAATCCAGCTGTTCAAAACTGTTAAGAGTCGTTGGTGACTGTTGCAAAAATGACCCAAAAATTACTATAACAGTTTAACACCATCTGTAGGGGTAATTTTATAAAATCTCGTCGTGGGTTCCACATGATCTTCTCAAGTAAAAAACCCTATAAAGGGGGAGACAATGCATGAGGGTTGGggattttctctctctctctctctctctatggctttatctctctttctcgGTCTCCATAGGCTAGTTCTTTGAAAAGccgaaggtttttttttttttttactccaaaaaataaatatgataacaCAAGCATCAGAGTGTGTTCAGCTTCAGTAGAGGACCCTTTGACGATTTCTCTATTTTGCAGGTATAACATTCTTACATCAGGGAAGCCCAATCCCAGTCCAACTATTCAATAACTGTTAGGGTTGTTGGTCACTATCATAAAAATGCCCCAAAATTTGATCTAACAGTTTGCCACCGTTTGTGTGGGTAACTATATAAAATCTCACCATGAATCCTACATGGTCTTCTCAAGTGGGTACAATATAAAAGGAGACAAACCCTAAATTTTATGGAATACGCGCGTCAAATCCCAAGATATAATAGATTTctacttttttctctttggctATCTTTGCTTTCTTTGTCTCCGTAGGCTAGATCTCTAAAGAGCGCAAGCCATTTTTAACACTTCAAAAAATAAGTACAATAACTTAAGTAGCGGAGTATTTTTCAACTTAAAGCGAGGACAATTTGGCGATTTCTCTATTTTGTAGGTACACTGTTCTTATACCCAAAGAAACCCCATCCAAGTTCCTATCAGGTTCATTGCCACCGTTTGTGAGGGTAACTATATAAAATCTCACCATGGATCCTACATGGTCTTCTCAAGTGGGTACAATATAAAAGGAGACAAACCCTAAATTTTATGGGATATGCGTGTCAAATCCCAAGATATAATAGATTTCTActacttttttctctttggctATCTTTGCTTTCTTTGTCCCCATAGGCTAGATCTCTAAAGAGCGCAAGCCATTTTTTACACTTCAAAAACTAGGTACAATAACTTAAGTAGCGGAGTATTTTTCAACTTCAAGCGAGGACAATTTGGctatttctctattttgtagGTACACTGTTCTTATACCCAAAGAAACCCCATCCAAGTCCCTGTCAGGTTCATTGCCACCGTTTGTGAGGGTAACTATATAAAATCTCACCACGGATCCTACATGGTCTTCTCAAGTGAGTCCAATATAAAAGGAGACAAACCTAAATTTTATGGGATATGCGCGTCAAATCCCAAGATATAATAgatttctacttttttttctctttggctATCTTTGCTTTCTTTGTCTCCATAGGCTAGATCTCTAAAGAACGCAAGCCATTTTTTACACTTCAAAAAATAAGTACAATAACTTAAGTAGTGGAGTATTTTTCAACTTCAAGCGAGGACAATTTGGCGATTTCTCTATTTTGCAGATACACTGATCTTATACCCAAAGAAACCCCATCCAAGTCCCTGTCAGGTTCATTGGTCACTCTGGAAAAAATGGACCAAAAATTACTCTAACATATATGTTGTAAaatgtcacatcatttaaaattttaaatgacgtgacacGATATATACCtttaaatgcaacaaaacaaaatttagataATCGAATGGTTTCTCTTCATTTCACGAGGCAAAATCTAAATATTTACCGTCTTCtttcttaatgtttttttattttcattttatcttttccCATCATTCACTCTTTTTTAATGATTACATGATGGGCATACAGAAATTAAGAttaaataagaagaagaagaaaaagtaaaacTTATAGTAGAACTTTTAAATGTGTTCAAAGAACTTTAATTTAACTACGAAAGTTATGTAAAAACAAATGCATCACAGCCTTCGGTCTACTCATAGTTGGCCACCaaccatctctatctttctctcggatatatatatataaattagccTTGTGAGCATGGCATGCACCACGTGCTCCTAGGGAAATTAGCCTTGTCGATTTTGATTAATCAAATGATAAGCTGTAATTCCGTGATCACGGTTTTCACTTTTATCGAGACCATCGCCGACGGCGAGCGGCTGTGCCTGTGGGCCGTAACATAGGACGTGAGGAAATATGTCGGTCAAAGTTGACTATTGACCCCAGGTttctagaaaatatttttatattatatcttttattattgataaatGAATTACtatatcaatttgtaaaaactttgtaataaaaatgataGTACCTCTACGGAATTAAAGATTACAATCCACATAAtcatttaaaatgaaccaaattcaaataattaatattaataaatactTGAAAAcgcaaaatatttaaaatttaatgtcacgtttttcaaacaaaaaacagaaaagcaCCTTCGAAAACATGTTAACAATCATAACATTTATCTTAAAACACCTTCCAAAACGCGTTAACAAACGAAgcgtttatgttttattttgggTTGGTGAAAGAAAGGAATAGATAGAAATTGTTAGGTGATTGGGTGGAGGAGACGCTTTAACAATCAGAACATTTATCttaaaataccttaaaaaacGCGTTAACAAACGGAacatttatgtttta
This genomic interval from Corylus avellana chromosome ca3, CavTom2PMs-1.0 contains the following:
- the LOC132174858 gene encoding uncharacterized protein LOC132174858, with translation MMGSYSEEEEDQFYDTREEISSVPDWDLDRSGDCSSSIGHSGSVSGGFGYEIWIKNPESVQERRHRFLKWMGLSVDWNSVMREDLGDGLDDIMEVGIDRIMENSGAVLRTSGFDEGFSLSQSTRCTISDKVLEPLENGASEDNFVFTIKNLDDGTEFLVDELGQNGMHSRLREVGSNRAVSFEEFQKNFGPSSLVHHHLRKEVDEARYSVDEKKKVKRGWLRSLGAAVCIVDTAALRPAGNLEPTLGTGMHRVRAHSYRKQSKELSSLYAGQEFLAHEGSILTMKFSLDGRYLASAGKDGIVRVWMVIEAERSDNFNVPEIDPSCAYFTMNHLSELAALDVDKGKLGKMEKLRKSSDSACVILPPKVFQILEKPLHEFHGHSDDVLDLSWSRKGFLLSSSVDKTVRLWQVGSDRCLRIFFHNNYVTCVDFNPVDDNYFISGSIDGKVRIWETVGCKVVDYIDTREIVTAACYRPDGKGGIVGTMTGSCLFYDITDNHLQLDAQIYLQGKKKSPGKRITGFQFSPSEPSKVMVSSADSVVRILSGVDVICKFRGLRNAGSQISASFTSDGKHIVSATEDSNVYVWNFMNPDRPSSRAKTIWYSESFHSHNAFIAIPWCGIQTTSEPHLSPTLSADILGSVKNGSKHRNFDENSDQTMPLSSPDCFSLSRGFLLESLPKGSATWPEEKLSNPSPVTTPAMCKSEYKILKSACQGMFSSPHMWGHVFVTAGWDGRIRTYHNYGLPLTRSNLINRVLQNG